In the genome of Piliocolobus tephrosceles isolate RC106 chromosome 20, ASM277652v3, whole genome shotgun sequence, the window GCTCTCCTGTACAAGGTTAGGTCCCATCTCCCTGCTCCAGGGGGGCAATACTCAGAGCAGAGGGGTGCCTGCCCCCCAGGGAGCCCCTGAAGCCCCCAAATCTTGTATGCTAGTCAACACCACTTATCTGACTGTGGCCTCAGGAGACATAGAGGATCCAATGTAAGCTCACTTTCCTCTTATCGAATCAGGCCTAGACTTGCTTTCTGGCTGGGTCACCTTTCCCTCTGATAACTGGCTGCCTAGGCCAGAGCTCAGGGCTTCTGAGGGTGCTTAGTAGAACTGTGGGCCCAGCAGCTCTGAGAGTGAGGCTGGAGGGTCAATCCTTTGTCCAGACCCTGGCTGTGGGCAGTCCTATCGTCTTACATTGGGAAGAAGGTGTGCCTCTTCCCCACCAGACCCCCGTGAATGCTGCATGCACACTCTTCATGGACAGTGTCATCCCTACCCCACAGATGGGAACAAGGACTCTGGTGTCACAAAGCCTAAGCTAGGCTTAATGCCCAGTTCTTGCTCCCCTATACTAACTGCTGCCCTCCTAAGGGAGATATATACCCCTTTAAACATTTTGAGCAAATTGAGGTTGGCTTCAGTTTTCTGATCTAGGGCAAAAAACCCCATTTGTTTGGAACTTTAGGCCAAACAAATCCATTCCTTTCCTGAAATCCTCAATGAGTTAGTCCTGTCTCTGCTGGGCACTGGTGGCCATAGATTTCAATAACTGCTCTAAACGAGCGTCCAGGTCTTAGGGGAAATTGTTCCTGGGCCAGTCGGAGAACCAGACCAGACTCCCTGCCAGTGGCTGGGGAGTGGTAGAAATTTGGCTTGCCCCCTATCCCCACCCTGTCCACAGGCCCAGTTGCCTCTGTACCAGAAATGAGGAGTCATGCCAAGCCTAGGCCTGGCCCAGCCTTAGCTTCTGCAATGCAACCTACGTAATCACGCCCTTTTTACAAGGAGGAAACTGGGACCATACAACAGgtcagtgacagagctgggacctGAACTCAGGCTAGTCTGGTTCCACACTGCCCCCTGGCTTCTGGACCCTTACCACCACGAAAATGATTCAAATTAGAGAATTTCAGGCATCCGTGGAGAGGGCATTCACAGAGGGGATCTTCCCTGCAGTCACAGTGATGGGAGGCTCCACACCCATCCTTGAGGGAAAGGATGAATGCGACAGTGCTTTGAGTTTGTCAAGGGCTGTGTGAATACAGTATGCTGTGACCCAGTGAGaatccctcccaccccagcttctggAACAGATGAGAGTACTGAGAAGTCCAGAGGGCAAGCAGGAGCCTGGAAGCCAGGCCTCGGCCTCAGCCTCAGTCAAGGCCCTTTCTACTCCCACAGTCAGATTTTGGTTTGGTGTACCCCTGCAGACTGGTCCCAGGGCCCAGCAGGATGCTGTAGGGGTATGGTGATGAGTGAAGGCCCCAAACACCTGCAGCCCAGCCTAGCGAGGAGGGGCCCAAGGCCTGGAGAGCAGAGTGAGGTGGCTGTGCCATGGAGCAGATGTGGCTCCTGCTTACTCCTGCAATCTGAGCAAGTTGTCTAACCTTCCTGAGCTTCACGTGCCCCACCTGCAAAGTGGGCATAATCATGATCTCTACCTCACAGGCACTGAGGCTTACATTACAAAGCTGCAAAGCTGCTGAGCACAGCTTAGTAAATGACCCAGCTTTTGGCCCGCGGCCTGTGCCTTGTGGCCAGCTGAACGCAGGCGCTCCTGTTCGCTGAGCAGGCCTGTCCCCCCTCTCGCAGGATGTTCTGTTAGAGGGCCATACTCCTTTTGACCTgagccctgcctcctgcctccctgctgcctttCTTCTGGCCCAGAGAGGTGGCTGTCCTGCCTGCACACTGCTGTTTGGTTGGTAACCAGAGATGCGGGTGTCTGGGGGATCCCTGAGTTTTCTCAAGGCCTGAGCAGGACTGGGACATTTCGAACAGATGAGTAGGAAGTGAGTGCTCCTGGCTTGGAACTCAGAGCACTTTGTCCGCCTCTGGACTAGGCTGGGCACAAGGCACAGCATCCAGTTCCCTGGGCTTAACATCGTGGCATGTGTTACTTTCAAATACTCACTGCAGAGCTGTTTCTCTGCTGATGAGGGCTCCTGGCTTTCCTGGAATCCAGTACAAGGCCTTGGTTCCATAGATGTCTATTGGATGAACAGatggattattttaaattcaatttttaggccgggcaccgtggctcaagcctgtaatcccagcactttgggaggccgagacgggcggatcacgaggtcaggagatcgagaccatcctggctaacacggtgaaactccgtctctactacaaaatacaaaaaactagctgggcgaggtggcggtcgcctgtagtcccagctactcgggaggctgaggcaggagaatggcgtaaacccgggaggcggagcttgcagtgagctgagatctggccactgcactccagcctgggcgaccaaacgagacgccgtctcaaaaaaaaaaaaaaaaattaaatttttaatttttagacaattgtagattcacatgcagttgtaaaaataatacaaaggggTTCTTCGTACCCTTTACTCAATTTCCCTCAATAGTAAGATCTTGCAAAACTGTAATACATTCTCACATCCAGAATGTCAACAGATACAATCCAACCaccttattcagatttccccagtTCCACTTGTGTTCACTTGTGTTAGTGCTGTGCAATTTTATCACATGCATGCATTCATGTAACCATCCCCACACTCGATACAGAACTATTCTATCACTTAATACAAGGGTCCCTCTTGTTACACTTTTATAGCCACACCTacttccctcctgccctccccttcACCCTCTCCCTAGTGACCTCCTCTgccctagcccctggcaactactaatctgtTCTCTATAATTAGGTCACTTCAAGAAtgttataggccaggcacagtggctcacacctataatcccagcattttgggagactgaggcaggaggatcccttgagtccaggaatttgagactaacctgggcaacatagtgagacctcatctctaccaaaacttttttttttttttttgagacgtagttctgctcttattgcctaggctggagtgcaatggcgtgatctcggctcactgcaacttctgcctcagtctcctgagtagctgggattacaggtgtgcaccaccatgccctgctgcatgtttagttttataagaaaatgcCAATGTGTTTTCCATGACAGTAGTATCactgtttctccacattctcaatagcatttgatgttgtcactTTTTAGCCATTCCGATAGGTTATGTGATAGTATCTCATAGTGGCAGATGGGTGGTTTCTGCAGTCCTCTGTCCACAGCTCCTATGATACTGGGCCTTGTTTTTTGAGTTTCCTCTGGGTTATCGCCATCACCATGATTGTAGCCCCTTGAAGGCAGGGCTTATCTGGCTTGTGGGCCCAGACCAGGGTAGGGGCTTGTTTCGGTTCTCACAGGGCAACAGGCAGCTGTAGTTAAGGTGCTGAGAAAGGCACTAGATCCAACCTCACCCTCCTAGCAAGTAGCTACTGTTGGAAAAGCACTTTCTATTGCCAACAGAGTTCATCGTCTGAGAAGCAAGCAGAGGGCCTTTGGTGTTTTGGGCCCCTGCTGTGGGTCAGCCCCTGGCTGGGATCGGGGTGAGATTCAGAGATGGCTCAGGTTCCTACCCATGGCAGGGCCTGGCTCTGGGAATCTCAGTGGAGAACAGGGAGTTGGACCAGTGGAGAACAGGGAGGCAGACCAGTGTACAGGGTTTCCCATAAGGAGGAAGAGGTGGGGTAGGAATGGCAAGATAGGGGAGGGGGTTAGCTGGACCCTGAAGGatgtgttttgtgtgtttgtttgttttgagatggagtttcgctcttattccccaggctgaagggcaatgatgcaacctcagctcactgcaaccttcgcctcccgggttcaagcagttctcctgcctcagcattccgagtagctgggattacaggcatgtgccaccacgcccagctaattttctatatttagtagagacggggtttctccatgctggtcaggctggtctcgaactcctgacctcaggtgatctgcccgcttcggcctcccaaagtgctgggattacaggcgtgaggcaccgtgcccggccggatgTGTTCATTTTTGACCAGATGGAGAGGGGCATCCAAGCAGAGGGAATAAGGGAGAGGGAAGGTGGTGTGAAAAGAAAAGACCAGGGGGAGCACTGAGTCTCTCAGTGACCTTGAAGATAGCAAGGTTAACCATTCCTTAGCTGTTTTGACATCTGCTCGGTTGTCACCACCTCCCCCACGACACGGGTCAGGGTCTGTCAGAGCCTTGTAGCCCCACACACTTCACCTAGCACATGCCCCTGCTGGGTAATGAAGTTTGTGTGTGACTGACGTCGGGGATATCTTTGGCCAGTGGTGGTATCCCCTCAAGACTTTGTCTCGAATGAGGGTGGATAgggcctgtgtgtgtctgtcttggTCATTGCTATCTTGACCCTCATTCTCCCTGCTCCAGAAATCCTTGCGGACAGAATGGCTAAGGCCAGAGCTAGGGCCAAGTCAGGCAGGGCTTCTGCACTGGAAGGGGCTTGAGAGGGTTGGGGGCTTCACCATCTCACCTCTCCCCTGCCCTTCTCTCATCCATCTGCAGGTTCATCATGCCTAGTGGCGTATAAGAAGACCCCGCCACCGGTCCCTCCACGCACCACTTCAAAGCCGTTCATCTCAGTCACAGTCCAGAGCAGTACTGAGTCTGCCCAGGACACCTACCTGGACAGCCAGGACCACAAGAGTGAGGTGACTAGCCAGTCGGGCCTGAGCAACTCATCGGACAGCCTGGACAGCAGTACCCGACCGCCCAGCGTGACACGCGGTGGAGTTGCCCCAGCCCCTGAAGCCCCAGAGCCACCCCCAAAACATGCATCTCTGAAAAGTGAACAAGGGACGCTGACCAGCTCTGAGTCCCACCCCGAGGCCGCCCCCAAAAGGAAACTGTCATCAATAGGAATACAAGTAGGGGCTCCTTTTGCACTGTGTGTCCTCAGCCCACTCCGTGCACCTGCCTGCGTGTAATTACATCTGGTGGAGGCCCACTAGGTCTCCTGGGAAAAGGTGGTTTGTCTCTTTATTTTGGGGGATCAGCCCCAAGTGGCCAAACCGAATTCCACCCATAGCCACGCCTCACTGGTATCTGCCCACACGTGCCGCTGGTCAGCAGCCGCGGGCATGTGTTTCTGCTTCTCCAGTGGGTTGTCCCAGTGAATGTAGTTACACTCAGCCAGCCATCTCCTGTCCACTGTTTGCCTGTCCACTGTCTGTCTGTCCACTCCACCCTTTGCCCTGCCAGCTGGCCCGTGGGAGGCGGGACTGGCCTAACAGTTCTCTAATCCAAGGTCAGCTCGGGTGCGGAGGCCATAGCCCCGCTTGGCGGCAGGAGCAGCATGGAGCATAGACGCTGATGGGCCAGGGGCCCAGGACCCAGGGCCCTTGAGCCATGGGGGTTGCTCGAGGGGAACTTTGCCCAGAGCCCTCTCGGGCCTTGGGGACAGGTAGGTGGCTTGAGGGACCAGGCTCATGTCATTGAGAAAGGTGATACCGGTCTCAATGCCTCCCTCCACGGGATAGGGTCCAGGCGATGATTCCCCCAGGGCTAGGTGGCCAAAGTCAGCAGGCCCTCCATAGTCATGGCACACAGCAGGGCAGGTGTGCCAGCTTCCCATCCACTGCTTCATTGCACTCCTGCATGCACCTGATACCAATAATCTGTCTTGTTTGCTGAGCTGGGGAAACTTGGGCCCTGCCTTGTAGTTTTTAAGAGTTTCTCTAAATCCAGATTGAGTGGACTCTCCCTTCCCTGGCTGGAGCTGCAGACCAAACTAGGGCACATTCAGGGCCGTGAGGAAGGGGCAGCTACAGTGGGTGAGGGTGAGCAGAGAGACAGGCCCCCTCCAAGCCCAGGGGGTGAGTCAAGGAGGATGAGGCGTTGTGTGTTGTGGCACAGGCTGCAGGGGACTCCTCCAGCCACCCCTGAGCAATTGGATGTGGCCCAGCTGATAACAAAGCACTGAAATGCAGAAGCGTGGGACACAAAGTGGAGCTTGAATGGAACAGAGAAGGCTTACTGAGCAATTTCTTGCAGTTGCCTAGACTTGTTTCCACCAAGAGGCAGCTGTAGGCTTCTGCTTCCCCACATATAAACAGGGAGAGAGTTGGCCAGGAGACTCGGCTATCTGTTTTCTGGGCTGCTTAGGTGTCCAGACCCTGCGCTGCAGGTGGGATTCTCAGAAACAGAGAGTAGCCTGATCTTTGACGCTTTGTCCTGACCACCCATATCTTTGGGCAGCACCACCCTCTTTTTGGCCGAACCAGATGCTCTTCCCAGAAAGCCTAAGAGTTAGGACTACACTTGATTCCTTTCACCCAGAAAATGACACCGGGATAAGGACTCTCTTAGGCCTGTCCTGGGCATCCTTTCCCTGGATTCACCCCAGCCCCATTCTTGCTCTCGTTGCAGCTCCTTGGAGATCCAGTGATGCTGCATTCCTTGAGCCGGCTTTTGCCGAGGGGAAATGTGGCTGCATCCCTGTCCCAGAAAGCTTCCCTGGCCCCTACTTCTCTCCACAAGGCCAAGAGACTGAAGAGTCCCCAGTTTCTGAGGATGCCCTGAACCCTTTGGTGCCTCATGCCCTAGGCTGAGTGTGGGTTCTCCCTCATTCTTGAGTGATGATAGGAAAGCTGGCCTGGCTGCCCTACGGCCCGGCACCTTTGTCCCAGCGAAGAAAGGCAGGCGCAGGGCATCACTGTTGTCCTGTTCCTTCCACTTCACAGGAGTGGAGGGAGTGACAGCTTTCCACTTGGCCCTGACCCCAGGCCTTCCTACTGCTCCCCAGGGCTACCTAGTGCTAAAGGTAACCTCAGCCAAGTATGAATAATCCCCAGGGACTTCGGTGGCTCCTGTCTGGGTGGCAGTTTCTGAATCTATAACTGCTGTCCAGGGTTTGCCCTTAGTGCAGGCACCTCTGGTCTGCCCTCCAGGCTTCCACCACAGGGTTTGGGGAGTGATCTTTGCCTCAAGACAGCCGCCAGCTTCAACTACACCAGATAACGGCtgtggctttgtgtgtgtgtgtgttttctttctctttcgtcgtccttttttttttctctctgatgcGTGTGAAGGAGAGGACTAGAAGGAACGGTTCCCACCTCTCGGAGGACAACGGACCCAAAGCGATCGATGTGATGGCACCCTCCTCAGAGTAGGGAAAGCCAGTCATCTCCACCCCATCCCACCTCCCATCCACCTGCCCGCCCGCCTCCACGCGAATGAGCAGTGCCCGGCTTAACCTGGTCCGGCCTCGGGCCCACGTGCAGTGTCCGCATGCCTCGTGTCTATCTGTCCACACGTCCGTTTGCGTCGTCCCACTAATGTGAATTTCAGCAGCAagtgtggtgtttgttttttatttttgtctttgtctccGTGCCGTTGCTGTCGTTGTCCTTCAATAAGGTTGACTGCATTCAGCCAGTGCCAAAAGAGGAGCCCAGTCCCGCTACCAAATTCCAGTCCATCGGGGTTCAGGTAGAGGACGACTGGCGGTAAGTCGGACAGAGATGGTGGCtgcttctcccctctcctctccctccctccgctCTCACCTCTCCTGCTCTCCCTAACCCACTTCTCCTTGCTGGATTTCTAATAACCAAGCTGGGTTTGGGTTGCGGGTGGTGGCCCAGGcatgggaggctgggcaggggcgGGCGGGTGGACAGATGAGCACTTGCTCTGTGAGACCAGTCACCCACGGGGGCCACGGCTGGGCCGGGACATGGCCTCAGCTGCCCTGATGCTGGTGGTCTTCCTGGCCCCACTGCAGTAAACAGGCAACCTTATGACCTTGtcctcgtgtgtgtgtgcgtgtgggcTTGGGCGGGATGGGGCAAGGGCTGAGCCAAGAATGAGATGGGGGCTGTGGGACCCGCTTCAGGCGCATGGTGAGCAGATGATGCATCCGTTTCTCTGTCTCCCGTGTGTCCGGGTCAAGGCGGCCTCTGGTCTCTGGCCGTCTTGGTGACTCACTCCTTCCTGTCCCCACCCCATCCACCCCCTACCCACAGAAGCAGCGTCCCCTCTCACAGTATGTCCTCCCGACGGGACACAGACTCGGATACCCAGGATGCCAATGACTCAAGCTGTAAGTCATCTGAGAGGAGCCTCCCGGACTGTACCCCTCACCCCAACTCCATCAGCATCGATGCCGGTCCCCGGCAGGCCCCCAAGATTGCCCAGATCAAGCGCAACCTCTCCTATGGAGACAACAGCGACCCTGCCCTAGAGGCGTCCTCGCTGCCCCCACCCGACCCCTGGCTTGAGACCTCCTCCAGCTCCCCAGCAGAGCCAGCACAGCCAGGGGCCTGCCGCCGAGACGGCTACTGGTTCCTAAAGCTGCTGCAGGCAGAAACGGAGCGACTAGAAGGCTGGTGCTGCCAGATGGACAAGGAGACCAAAGAGAACAACCTCTCTGAAGAAGGTAGGTGCCACACAGATGGTCCTTGGGCAAGGGTAGAAGGTGTTCGCAGCTGGTTCTCCAGCTGGTGGCCAGCAGCTTCTGAACTGAGTGGGGAGGTCTCTTAGGTTCTCTTCTTGGACTAGTTTTTGAGCTCCTTCTTTCTTACTTCGCATTCTTCCGTCCATCCACCTATTGAACCAAACCTCTTTTCAGAAAGGGTTGCTGGTGATAGCTGCTTGTTGTGCAGGCTGTGAGGTCACCcacacctgggtttgaatcccagctcctcccTTAGTAGTGAAGTAACCTTAGTCAGGTTACTCTGAGcccccatttcctcatctgtaaaatggagataatcctCTGCTCACTATATGAGCATGTTGTAAGGGTTGAATATGGTCATGCATGTAAAGGGCCTGACACAGAGAAGAGTGAGCGTCTTTTTGCCCCCACAaactcccccttttttttcttttttttttgagactgactctcactcttctcacccaggctggagtgcagtgccacgatctcagctcactgcaacctctgcctcccaagttcaagcagttctcctgagtagctgggactcctgagtagctgggactacaggcatgtgccaccacacccggctgacttgtatttttagtggagacgggatttcaccatgttggccaggctggtcttgaactcctgatctcaggtgatccacccacttctgcctcccagagtgctgggattacaggcgtgagccaccgcactcagccaacAGCTTCTTACTGAGTGCTtcctatgtgccaagcaccaGGGATCCAACTGGGTCTCAACAGGGCATGAAGAAGTTATGCTTTTATTTCCCACTTATGTTTCTACCTATATCATGCCAATTTCCAAAAATTCCTTTGAGAAGTTAGTTCAAGAAAGTGCTAGACATGTGTAGGGAACCTAGATTCAAAGGTGGTTGAAGGGGGATTGGGTGGTAGAAGGGAGATCCTGGGAAGCTCCAGGCTGTTGACCTGCACCCACCTGGTTCACCTGAGGTTCTGGTTCCCATTGAACTACTCCTCCACACTCAGGAAGGACAGGTCTTCAGAGTGTCCAAATGGTGTTGACCCACATCCCATACATGATGGAGGGGCCCTAAGGACAGCAGCCTTTGATGATGCAGAAGGCTCATCAGAGTCATTGTTTTCACTGTCCTCTAGGCCAATTCCCAGCTTTTGATGTCACACCTACTAGTGCAGGGGAAGTGTTGTGAGGAAAGTACCTAGTAACTTTTTacaagaaaagtattttaaaaaatcagaacagaGACAGGGATCAGAGAGCATTAAAAGTCTTCTAAGAGAAGGcggggcgtggtagctcacgcctgtaatcccagcacttcaggaggctgaggcgggtggatcacgaggtcaggaggtcgagactatcatggctaacacggtgaaaccccatctctactaaaaatacaaaaaattggccgggcgtggtggctcaagcctgtaatcccagcactttgggNNNNNNNNNNNNNNNNNNNNNNNNNNNNNNNNNNNNNNNNNNNNNNNNNNNNNNNNNNNNNNNNNNNNNNNNNNNNNNNNNNNNNNNNNNNNNNNNNNNNNNNNNNNNNNNNNNNNNNNNNNNNNNNNNNNNNNNNNNNNNNNNNNNNNNNNNNNNNNNNNNNNNNNNNNNNNNNNNNNNNNNNNNNNNNNNNNNNNNNNNNNNNNNNNNNNNNNNNNNNNNNNNNNNNNNNNNNNNNNNNNNNNNNNNNNNNNNNNNNNNNNNNNNNNNNNNNNNNNNNNNNNNNNNNNNNNNNNNNNNNNNNNNNNNNNNNNNNNNNNNNNNNNNNNNNNNNNNNNNNNNNNNNNNNNNNNNNNNNNNNNNNNNNNNNNNNNNNNNNNNNNNNNNNNNNNNNNNNNNNNNNNNNNNNNNNNNNNNNNNNNNNNNNNNNNNNNNNNNNNNNNNNNNNNNNNNNNNNNNNNNNNNNNNNNNNNNNNNNNNNNNNNNNNNNNNNNNNNNNNNNNNNNNNNNNNNNNNNNNNNNNNNNNNNNNNNNNNNNNNNNNNNNNNNNNNNNNNNNNNNNNNNNNNNNNNNNNNNNNNNNNNNNNNNNNNNNNNNNNNNNNNNNNNNNNNNNNNNNNNNNNNNNNNNNNNNNNNNN includes:
- the DLGAP4 gene encoding disks large-associated protein 4 isoform X4, which encodes MALCLELLKQCSSCLVAYKKTPPPVPPRTTSKPFISVTVQSSTESAQDTYLDSQDHKSEVTSQSGLSNSSDSLDSSTRPPSVTRGGVAPAPEAPEPPPKHASLKSEQGTLTSSESHPEAAPKRKLSSIGIQVDCIQPVPKEEPSPATKFQSIGVQVEDDWRSSVPSHSMSSRRDTDSDTQDANDSSCKSSERSLPDCTPHPNSISIDAGPRQAPKIAQIKRNLSYGDNSDPALEASSLPPPDPWLETSSSSPAEPAQPGACRRDGYWFLKLLQAETERLEGWCCQMDKETKENNLSEEVLGKVLSAVGSAQLLMSQKFQQFRGLCEQNLNPDANPRPTAQDLAGFWDLLQLSIEDISMKFDELYHLKANSWQLVETPEKRKEEKKPPPPVPKKPAKSKPAVSRDKASDASDKQRQEARKRLLAAKRAASVRQNSATESADSIEIYVPEAQTRL